One Rosa chinensis cultivar Old Blush chromosome 3, RchiOBHm-V2, whole genome shotgun sequence DNA window includes the following coding sequences:
- the LOC112192138 gene encoding putative disease resistance protein RGA3 has protein sequence MAEFLTFPAQEMLTRVTSLAAQEFNLVWGFNGEVTKLRESLLVLESMLRDAEHPRQDKGEAVKLWVKKLEVIVHRADDLLDDYGYELLRRKVELRNQMKKKVQDFFSLSNPIVFRVKMAHKIKKINASLDDLYKMASAIGIARLTADAATSHDIRISRETYPSFKIDENKILGREEVVSDIVEALTTSSKKQENDLSVMAIVGMAGLGKTTLAKSVYHDDKIDKHFDERIWVCVSTPFEVNSILRGILEFLRPEHAAVQSIGAICRVLKENLKEKKYLLVLDDVWNEESQKWHDLISCLLRVTDNQGSSIIVTTRSDKVAKTVETLPRCDLRKLSNDECWLILKDRAVPDESDPMPQDQERIGKEIAKKCGGVPLVAKVVGNIMRSKTIVGWKSLLESEIWDLPEEENRILSILKLSFDELKSPQLKQCFAYCSMFIKDFEMEKDDLVQLWMAQGWLHHSEMEDRGNEYFDILLEKSLFQDIRRDSHGNITKCKMHDLVHDLAKHVSNAMNTHSLFLKEVPKDFNLHSYKSLRVLNLYKADIDKLPISIGKLRHLRYLNVMKTNVKAFPKSIGQLYYLQTLKMPYHIEEFPREIASLTNLRHIYFGKFVKVPAGILGRLTNLRSLPSLRVGEETGSGIKELGGLIHLRDTLSIYSLEHVRDGEEAEKAKLAEKEHIRKLTLEWKLSRPSNNVENEEGVLEGLQPHSNLEFLEIKGFMGAKFPSWLLPSDNLKEIELLGCNKCEGVPVLGHLPHLRHIKIKTMQNLRCLGSDFYGYDHISNVATTSEKTIVLFPALKTLHIEEAENLVEWVEAEVLPGERLRVFPCLEELTLKKCNQLRSAPSHFPSLKKLVMEEVDSSMPIASILSNELTTLTYLEIGAVKTLTCLPEGMLENNKNLAYLEIWNCDELTCIAPHGVQYCCESLRSVLIWFCTNLRYLPDGLRPLSLEDLEICYCPRLESISILHGGLPSLRRLSIRWCDQLSSLIKCHLPSLRELEVGSCSKLSSIPSGYCTSLENLTVTGCDKITSLPIDSPTSLHNLSVSNVKCLPNLHGGFTSLRQLTIEHSKSTQIEVEFCASLQILVSLQVLHIRSCYNLESIPSLEKLASLRRLEISFCLQLRCLPSGLAIASPLCLTSLKSLDIGPFWYELGTFPAIQVIPQLESLTLQGWPKLKSLPEQIQHFTSLTSLNMIAFDGVEAIPEWLGKLASLETLRIQSCKNLMYLPSIEAMQRLTKLNGIYISRCPLLIERCMEESGPEWPKICQIPDIRSKPFLFLNFFS, from the exons ATGGCTGAATTTCTTACATTTCCTGCCCAGGAAATGCTGACCAGAGTGACTTCACTTGCCGCTCAAGAGTTCAATCTTGTGTGGGGATTCAATGGAGAAGTAACAAAGCTGCGTGAGTCACTGCTGGTGCTTGAATCTATGCTACGAGATGCTGAACATCCGCGACAAGATAAGGGAGAGGCTGTGAAGCTGTGGGTGAAGAAGCTTGAAGTCATAGTTCATCGTGCTGATGATCTGTTAGATGACTATGGATATGAGCTTCTCCGGCGTAAGGTGGAACTGCGAAACCAGATGAAGAAAAAGGTTCAAGATTTCTTTTCCCTCTCCAATCCCATTGTATTTCGTGTTAAAATGGCACATAAAATTAAGAAGATCAACGCATCTTTAGATGATTTGTATAAAATGGCAAGTGCTATTGGGATTGCTAGGCTAACCGCAGATGCAGCAACATCCCATGATATAAGAATTAGCAGGGAAACCTACCCGAGCTTTAAAATAGATGAAAATAAAATCCTTGGAAGGGAGGAGGTTGTGTCTGATATAGTGGAAGCCTTGACCACCTCAAGCAAAAAACAGGAAAATGATTTATCTGTTATGGCCATTGTGGGAATGGCAGGACTAGGGAAGACAACTTTGGCTAAATCTGTGTACCATGATGATAAGATAGACAAACACTTTGATGAAAGAATATGGGTTTGTGTATCTACCCCTTTCGAGGTCAATTCGATTCTAAGGGgaatcttggagtttcttagacCAGAACATGCTGCAGTACAATCTATAGGTGCAATATGTAGAGTCCTCAAAGAAAACTTAAAAGAGAAAAAGTATCTTCTTGTGCTTGATGATGTCTGGAATGAAGAGTCCCAAAAATGGCATGATTTGATCAGTTGTTTGCTAAGAGTCACTGATAATCAAGGAAGCAGTATCATTGTCACTACCCGCAGTGATAAAGTTGCAAAAACAGTAGAGACTCTTCCGAGGTGTGATTTGAGAAAACTATCAAATGATGAATGTTGGCTTATACTGAAGGATAGAGCAGTTCCAGATGAAAGTGATCCAATGCCTCAAGATCAAGAGAGAATTGGAAAGGAAATTGCCAAAAAGTGTGGTGGTGTACCATTAGTGGCAAAG GTCGTGGGAAACATCATGCGCTCTAAAACGATTGTTGGATGGAAATCACTTTTGGAAAGTGAAATATGGGATTtaccagaagaagaaaatagaatCTTGTCAATTTTGAAGTTGAGTTTTGATGAATTGAAATCTCCACAGTTGAAACAATGTTTTGCATATTGCTCAATGTTCATCAAAGATTTTGAAATGGAAAAGGATGACTTGGTCCAACTTTGGATGGCTCAAGGATGGCTTCACCATTCAGAGATGGAGGATAGAGGTAACGAATATTTTGATATCTTATTAGAAAAGTCCCTTTTTCAAGACATTAGAAGGGATTCCCATGGTAATATTACCAAATGCAAGATGCACGATCTTGTGCATGATCTTGCAAAGCATGTATCAAATGCAATGAACACACACTCACTCTTTTTGAAGGAAGTTCCCAAGGACTTCAATTTGCATAGCTATAAATCTCTACGTGTCTTAAATTTATACAAGGCAGACATTGACAAGTTGCCAATTTCAATTGGAAAGTTGAGACACTTGAGGTATTTGAATGTTATGAAAACAAATGTCAAAGCTTTTCCCAAATCAATTGGTCAACTTTACTACCTGCAGACATTAAAAATGCCTTATCACATTGAAGAGTTCCCAAGAGAAATTGCAAGTTTGACCAACTTGAGACATATTTATTTTGGTAAATTTGTGAAAGTTCCTGCTGGGATATTGGGAAGATTGACTAATCTCCGATCATTACCTTCTCTAAGAGTGGGTGAGGAGACTGGTTCTGGGATAAAGGAGTTGGGTGGTTTAATCCACTTGCGGGACACCTTGTCTATTTATAGTCTGGAACATGTgagagatggagaagaagcAGAGAAAGCAAAGTTAGCCGAGAAGGAACACATACGCAAGTTAACTCTTGAGTGGAAGCTGAGTAGACCAAGCAACAATGTTGAGAATGAAGAAGGTGTTCTTGAAGGGCTGCAACCGCATTCTAATTTGGAATTTTTGGAGATTAAGGGGTTCATGGGTGCCAAGTTTCCATCATGGTTATTGCCGTCCGACAACTTGAAAGAGATTGAATTATTGGGGTGCAACAAATGTGAAGGAGTCCCAGTACTCGGCCATCTGCCCCATCTTAGACATATTAAGATCAAGACCATGCAGAACCTAAGGTGTTTGGGGTCCGACTTTTATGGTTATGATCACATATCCAATGTGGCTACTACGAGTGAGAAGACAATAGTTCTGTTCCCAGCATTGAAAACATTGCATATTGAGGAGGCTGAAAATCTAGTAGAATGGGTGGAAGCAGAAGTGTTGCCAGGAGAAAGATTAAGGGTGTTTCCTTGCCTTGAGGAGTTGACTCTGAAAAAGTGTAACCAGTTGAGAAGTGCTCCTAGCCATTTTCCATCTCTCAAAAAGTTGGTAATGGAAGAAGTGGATAGCAGCATGCCAATAGCAAGTATTCTAAGCAATGAACTAACCACTCTCACTTATCTCGAAATAGGCGCTGTCAAGACACTTACTTGTCTGCCGGAAGGCATGTTGGAAAACAACAAAAATCTGGCATATCTGGAGATATGGAATTGTGATGAGTTAACTTGTATTGCTCCCCATGGGGTTCAGTACTGCTGCGAGTCTCTTCGGTCGGTGCTtatttggttttgtaccaatcTGAGGTATTTACCTGATGGGCTTCGCCCTCTCTCTCTAGAGGACTTGGAAATATGTTATTGCCCCCGTCTAGAGTCCATCTCAATCCTACACGGTGGCCTCCCATCCCTCCGTAGATTGTCTATCCGTTGGTGTGATCAGTTATCCAGTCTAATCAAATGCCACCTCCCATCGCTACGTGAGTTAGAGGTGGGGTCGTGTTCTAAATTGTCAAGCATACCGAGTGGCTATTGCACCTCTCTTGAGAATTTGACTGTAACAGGGTGTGATAAAATAACATCTCTTCCGATCGACAGCCCCACATCCCTCCACAACTTGTCTGTAAGTAATGTAAAGTGTCTTCCAAATTTACACGGCGGCTTCACATCCCTCCGTCAATTGACAATCGAACACTCTAAGAGTACGCAAATTGAGGTAGAATTTTGTGCTTCTCTTCAAATCCTCGTCTCTCTTCAAGTGTTGCATATAAGAAGTTGCTATAATCTAGAGTCTATTCCAAGTTTAGAAAAGCTCGCATCTCTCCGCCGCTTGGAaatttctttttgtcttcaatTGAGGTGTCTACCCAGTGGGTTAGCAATAGCATCCCCACTCTGCCTCACTAGTTTGAAGAGCTTGGACATTGGCCCGTTTTGGTATGAGCTCGGTACATTCCCTGCTATTCAGGTTATACCACAACTTGAATCATTAACATTGCAAGGGTGGCCTAAGCTCAAGTCTCTGCCTGAACAAATTCAACACTTCACTTCTTTGACATCTTTGAATATGATAGCCTTTGATGGTGTAGAGGCTATTCCAGAATGGTTAGGAAAGCTTGCATCTCTGGAGACCTTACGTATTCAGAGTTGCAAGAACTTGATGTATCTACCATCTATTGAAGCTATGCAACGCCTCACCAAATTAAACGGGATATACATCTCTAGATGTCCCCTTCTGATTGAAAGATGCATGGAGGAGAGCGGCCCAGAGTGGCCTAAGATCTGTCAAATCCCTGATATCCGAAGtaagccttttctttttctcaatttcttttcttaa